A section of the Pseudanabaena mucicola str. Chao 1806 genome encodes:
- a CDS encoding Uma2 family endonuclease produces MATLVRIAQIETLQGQTTILHDIDWQQFEAILEDLGDNRASRIAYFDGVLEIRMPLPEHERTKVIISNLLVILLEELDWEWESLGSSTFKTKSMKAGIEPDDCFYIKNYVAMIGKKRLDMSIDPPPDIAIEVDLTSNTQISAYEALAVAEIWRYANGKLSIRLLREGKYVESLVSLSFPDFPVIDGISQFLERGTELSISSLRREFRQWVRDRLH; encoded by the coding sequence ATGGCAACATTAGTACGGATTGCTCAGATTGAGACTTTACAGGGTCAAACTACGATTTTGCATGATATTGATTGGCAGCAATTTGAGGCGATTCTGGAAGATTTGGGAGACAACCGCGCATCACGGATTGCTTATTTTGATGGTGTATTGGAGATTAGAATGCCGCTACCTGAGCATGAACGTACCAAAGTAATTATTAGCAATCTCCTCGTTATTTTGTTAGAAGAACTTGACTGGGAATGGGAATCATTGGGTTCATCGACTTTTAAAACTAAAAGTATGAAGGCAGGAATTGAGCCTGATGATTGCTTTTATATTAAAAATTATGTCGCCATGATTGGTAAGAAACGTTTGGATATGAGTATTGACCCACCACCAGATATTGCGATCGAGGTCGATCTCACTTCTAATACTCAGATCAGTGCCTATGAAGCTTTGGCTGTGGCTGAAATTTGGCGATATGCCAATGGTAAATTGTCGATTCGCCTTTTGCGTGAGGGGAAATATGTGGAGTCGTTAGTTAGCTTGTCTTTTCCCGATTTTCCTGTGATTGATGGCATATCGCAGTTTTTAGAGCGTGGTACAGAATTATCAATTAGCTCTTTACGGCGAGAATTTCGCCAGTGGGTAAGAGATCGGTTGCATTGA
- a CDS encoding helicase-related protein, producing the protein MNLDELALGMVLRGVLPDRTVTIISISRYGTEAVDITYKDSLGALGNELLYRDRESELEIVQVGHPWSFDGDGALLRLVSEAYRIHLAHLFDPLLAVHTSLVEPLPHQITAVYGEMLSRQPLRFLLADDPGAGKTIMAGLLIRELLMRGDLHRCLVVCPGSLATQWQDELSTKFHLPFEILSNDRIETARTGNALAEMPLVIARLDKLSRNDDLQAKLAQTDWDLVVCDEAHKMSASFFGGEVKETKRYKLGKQLSQVARHFLLMTATPHNGREEDFQLFMALLDGDRFEGKFREGVHASDVSDLIRRLVKEDMLKFDGKPLFPERRAYTVSYQLSVLEESLYRQVTDYVRDEFNRADALENEGRKGTVGFALAILQRRLASSPEAIYQSIKRRRERLQKRLQEEELRRQYPSIVLSKLDAVDRDIDPDDLENDMEDFAADEREMTEEELVDLASASRTIAELQAEIAKLKELEELAARVRRSGTDRKWEELSGLLQDCTEMFDAGGYRRKLVIFTEHRDTLNYLVDRVSTLLGRTDAVVTIHGAIGREERKKAEHAFKQDVVVQVLIATDAAGEGINLQRSHLMVNYDLPWNPNRLEQRFGRIHRIGQTEVCHLWNLVAAETREGSVYATLLKKIEAEQEALGGKVFDVLGKAIAGAELRDLMIQAIRYGDRPDIREKLNQALVDKLDQQRLRDLLEERALAHDSMDASRLQRIREDMERMEARKLQPHFIAEFFLRAFTDLGGSIRQREPHRYEITHVPASIRNRSQQVGLGEPVGRSYERICFAKDLINVSGKPIATFVCPGHPLLNSVISLLMEQNRDLLKQGAVLVDETSTNQNPRVMVYLEHSIQDARTNADGSRRVVSRRMHYVEIDAEGHTQDAGYAPYLDYRPLREDEQSQMPTLLARYAFYQEIESKAIGYAIAHLVPQHFAEIRDRREKLIDKTIAAVKERLAKEISHWDRRANELSAQELAGKPNAKLNSARARQRADDLEARMKKRLDELAQERQLTRLPPIVVGSALIIPASVFTPPSIVEKESVNPDYEARRRVELRAMAAVMAQEVQLGFKPVDVSDRRCGYDIESYVGDGRLRLLEVKGRVEGADTVTVTKNEILVALNKPESYLLAMVKVPQDEDALCAVRYVQQPFQREPDFGSISVNYSWQELWAKGQELTGWQH; encoded by the coding sequence ATGAATTTAGATGAATTGGCTTTAGGGATGGTGCTTAGAGGGGTTTTACCCGATCGCACGGTCACGATTATTAGTATTTCGCGTTATGGCACTGAAGCCGTTGACATTACCTATAAGGACTCTTTGGGTGCATTAGGAAATGAGTTGCTCTATAGAGATCGTGAGTCCGAGCTAGAAATTGTTCAAGTCGGTCATCCGTGGAGCTTTGATGGCGATGGCGCTTTGCTAAGACTAGTTTCTGAAGCATACAGAATTCACTTAGCGCATCTGTTCGATCCTCTTCTGGCTGTGCATACGTCTTTGGTAGAACCGCTTCCCCATCAGATTACGGCAGTGTATGGCGAAATGCTTTCTCGTCAGCCTTTGAGATTTTTACTTGCCGATGACCCTGGGGCGGGGAAGACAATCATGGCAGGATTGCTGATTCGTGAGTTATTGATGCGCGGGGACTTACATCGTTGTTTGGTTGTTTGCCCTGGTAGCTTGGCGACTCAGTGGCAGGATGAGCTATCTACTAAGTTTCATCTCCCTTTTGAAATTCTCTCAAACGATCGCATTGAAACAGCAAGAACGGGAAACGCTCTAGCAGAAATGCCTCTGGTAATTGCTAGGCTTGATAAGCTCAGCCGCAATGACGACTTGCAGGCAAAACTAGCGCAGACAGACTGGGATTTAGTGGTCTGTGATGAAGCCCATAAGATGTCTGCATCTTTTTTTGGTGGAGAAGTTAAGGAAACTAAGCGATATAAATTAGGTAAGCAGTTATCACAGGTTGCTCGACATTTTTTGCTAATGACGGCAACGCCTCACAATGGTCGAGAGGAAGATTTTCAATTATTTATGGCGCTACTGGATGGCGATCGCTTTGAGGGGAAATTTCGTGAAGGAGTCCATGCTAGTGATGTCTCCGATCTCATACGCCGCCTTGTTAAAGAAGATATGCTCAAATTTGATGGGAAGCCGCTATTCCCAGAGCGACGCGCATATACCGTGAGTTATCAACTATCGGTATTAGAAGAAAGTCTTTACCGTCAAGTGACTGATTATGTGCGTGATGAGTTTAATCGTGCTGATGCTTTAGAAAATGAAGGGCGAAAGGGTACGGTTGGTTTTGCCTTGGCAATCTTACAACGTCGCTTGGCATCTTCACCAGAGGCAATTTATCAGTCGATTAAGCGGAGACGAGAACGACTCCAAAAGCGTTTGCAAGAAGAAGAACTGCGAAGGCAATATCCGTCAATAGTTCTCTCTAAGTTAGATGCTGTAGATCGTGATATCGATCCAGATGATTTGGAAAATGACATGGAGGACTTTGCGGCGGATGAACGCGAGATGACTGAAGAGGAGTTAGTCGATCTCGCTTCGGCATCGCGGACGATCGCCGAGTTGCAGGCAGAAATTGCCAAGCTTAAAGAACTAGAAGAACTAGCGGCTAGAGTGCGGCGCAGTGGGACAGATCGCAAGTGGGAAGAATTATCGGGGTTGTTGCAGGACTGTACGGAAATGTTTGATGCTGGTGGCTATCGCCGCAAGTTGGTGATCTTTACCGAGCATCGCGATACGCTTAACTATCTTGTCGATCGCGTTAGTACCTTACTCGGTCGCACCGATGCTGTGGTCACTATTCACGGTGCGATCGGTCGAGAGGAGCGCAAAAAAGCAGAACATGCCTTCAAACAAGATGTGGTTGTCCAAGTGTTAATCGCTACGGACGCGGCGGGAGAGGGGATTAATTTACAAAGGTCGCATCTCATGGTGAACTATGACTTGCCTTGGAATCCGAATCGTCTAGAGCAGCGCTTCGGACGTATTCATCGGATTGGACAGACAGAGGTTTGCCACTTGTGGAACTTGGTGGCGGCGGAAACCCGTGAAGGTAGTGTTTATGCGACTTTGCTCAAAAAAATTGAAGCGGAACAGGAAGCCTTGGGCGGTAAGGTGTTTGATGTGCTAGGAAAAGCGATCGCAGGTGCAGAACTTCGCGATTTAATGATTCAGGCTATTCGGTATGGCGATCGCCCTGACATTCGGGAAAAGCTCAATCAGGCATTGGTCGATAAGCTCGATCAGCAAAGACTGCGTGACCTGTTAGAAGAGAGAGCTTTAGCCCATGATTCGATGGATGCTTCTAGGTTGCAGCGTATTCGTGAAGATATGGAACGGATGGAAGCCCGTAAACTTCAGCCTCACTTTATTGCGGAGTTCTTCCTGAGAGCTTTTACGGATTTAGGCGGCAGCATTCGTCAGCGTGAACCCCATCGCTATGAAATTACCCATGTACCTGCGAGTATTCGCAACCGTAGTCAGCAAGTGGGGTTGGGCGAACCTGTGGGCAGAAGTTATGAGCGTATTTGTTTTGCTAAGGATTTAATTAATGTGTCTGGGAAACCCATAGCTACTTTTGTTTGTCCTGGGCATCCTTTACTTAATAGTGTTATTTCACTGCTGATGGAGCAGAATCGTGATTTGCTCAAACAGGGGGCGGTATTAGTAGATGAAACTAGTACGAACCAGAATCCGCGTGTAATGGTTTACCTAGAGCATTCAATTCAAGATGCGCGAACAAATGCTGATGGGAGTAGGCGCGTAGTCTCTCGCCGTATGCACTATGTGGAGATTGATGCTGAAGGACATACTCAGGATGCAGGATATGCCCCTTATTTGGATTATCGACCCTTGCGAGAGGATGAGCAATCGCAGATGCCGACACTTTTGGCTCGATATGCGTTTTATCAAGAAATTGAATCGAAAGCGATTGGCTATGCGATCGCCCATTTAGTACCACAGCATTTTGCCGAAATTCGCGATCGCCGTGAAAAGTTGATCGACAAAACGATCGCTGCGGTAAAAGAACGACTGGCTAAAGAAATCAGCCATTGGGATCGACGAGCAAATGAGTTGAGCGCCCAAGAATTGGCTGGTAAACCCAATGCGAAGCTCAACTCCGCAAGGGCAAGACAGAGGGCAGACGATCTAGAAGCGCGGATGAAAAAACGGTTAGACGAACTTGCTCAAGAGCGACAACTAACCCGCTTACCGCCAATTGTGGTGGGCAGTGCCTTGATTATTCCTGCGTCAGTGTTTACGCCGCCTAGCATTGTTGAGAAGGAAAGTGTGAACCCAGACTATGAAGCGCGTCGCCGCGTGGAGTTAAGGGCGATGGCGGCAGTGATGGCGCAGGAAGTGCAGCTCGGTTTTAAACCTGTCGATGTGAGCGATCGCCGTTGTGGTTATGATATTGAGTCCTATGTGGGGGATGGACGCTTGCGATTGCTGGAGGTTAAGGGTAGGGTTGAGGGGGCAGATACAGTGACGGTGACTAAAAATGAGATTTTAGTCGCCTTGAATAAGCCAGAGAGTTATCTGTTAGCGATGGTCAAAGTGCCGCAGGATGAGGATGCTCTCTGTGCTGTTCGTTATGTTCAGCAGCCATTTCAAAGGGAGCCAGATTTTGGTTCGATTAGCGTAAACTATAGTTGGCAAGAGCTATGGGCAAAGGGTCAGGAGTTAACAGGATGGCAACATTAG
- a CDS encoding ATP-binding protein: MFHHQPKYLQVNPQKHQFFAKVLFLSLVIATVGILSVGWFAFQWLGLRLNQNTKEGLLAIANLKSKQIEQWLDERKADAKILAGINLSEQFLKAIQNQEKDLFVHQNALHQAIKKTKEEYGYSRILVINLAGDVVVPILNQDSGLSTEVLSIFRQKLLPSTYVSKAELVDFHWRETPRGKSIVHGVITPIYDHSSSSLPLLGAVYLEFDASKYLFPLLQTCPTSNLTAETLLIRQEQNSLRYLTPLRHKDNAPLKLTKSLDDQELLAIKAVQNQQSLLKGIDYRGTKVVGVSYLIKGTPWIMISKMDRIEADAQLNELAAVTSILTLLFITILLYIARQLWRNSELALLASQQQSTIDRVAINEHEAKLYSTAIKTTIDGYALFDRQGKFIQINDSLAKITGYSTEKLLNLSVFDLAVDDSLELRNFITNYDGTQQQRLTQKWQRQDKQVIDVEIGISYFTEGEGKFFIFVQDITNSLRIQRQLEQSIQLHTFLSRANEAILRIRNPQELLQKICEIAIEYGGFQLALVGIPNPATKMTTFTAAGSASYHLKNIQSSIDPDLDIIHRSTSQAIREIRPVIANDFLANSITTPWYELALSHGLRASATFPFSIDRQMIGAIMFYASVVNYFTDDVIVLLKELAEDVELALALADSERLRKQAESFLKKSEERFLLALINAPFPIILYTEEDVILQINRAWINQSGHEDCDIQEISQWTEQFCHDYLPLIKPQPNHDRERYLDQEITLTIADGSQRIWRFGSANLGHVADGRETLISIATDVTERKANELALQKAKELAEEANQAKSDFLANMSHELRTPLNGILGYAQIYLTDPDFTLKQKEGFQIIYQCGSHIMDLISEILDLSKIEERKLELYPKEVEFPNFLTGVAQMCGIKAEAKNLLFHYEISDRLPFFVSVDEQRLRQVLLNLLGNAIKFTDFGSVTMKVEVISQDLSEEVTSASQSPEMLSDVLTDASIITRKIRFTIIDTGRGIAADDLTQIFLPFEQVGDRHNRPDGTGLGLAISQKLVAMMGGVLCVESELEKGSRFWFDLELPETSATIFTQETSNLTNNRVIGYVGQKQTILVVDDKWVNRSVIAKLLESWGFNVLEAVNGDHGITMATSNSIDAIITDLVMPVLDGFKMAQKLREMPQFLHIPILGISAGVLPENQAKSLEAVCSDFLVKPIESKTLLNKLAQHLNLSWIYAESSHSLNFPDSYNAERRIYQEAIPPNTELTIILNALDCEDFKVIEQEAQRISLLGTQYQWFVNRLVTLAQNFDKMNILKLINSNNEQ, translated from the coding sequence ATGTTTCATCACCAACCAAAGTATTTACAAGTAAATCCTCAAAAGCATCAATTTTTTGCAAAAGTATTATTTCTTTCACTCGTGATTGCGACAGTGGGTATTCTTAGTGTTGGCTGGTTTGCATTTCAATGGTTGGGACTGCGTCTTAACCAAAATACAAAAGAAGGGCTTTTGGCGATCGCCAATTTAAAATCTAAGCAAATCGAGCAGTGGCTAGATGAACGCAAGGCTGATGCAAAGATATTAGCAGGTATCAATTTATCAGAACAATTTCTTAAAGCAATTCAGAATCAGGAGAAAGATCTATTTGTTCATCAAAACGCTTTGCATCAGGCAATTAAAAAGACTAAAGAGGAATATGGCTATAGCCGTATTCTTGTGATAAATCTCGCAGGTGACGTAGTTGTACCAATTCTCAATCAAGATTCAGGCTTATCTACAGAAGTTTTATCTATTTTTCGGCAGAAACTTCTCCCATCAACATATGTGAGTAAAGCAGAATTAGTAGACTTCCATTGGCGAGAGACTCCAAGAGGGAAATCGATTGTGCATGGTGTAATTACGCCTATATATGATCATTCCAGTTCATCATTGCCATTGTTAGGGGCTGTTTATTTAGAGTTTGATGCTTCCAAATATCTATTTCCACTTCTCCAGACTTGTCCAACTTCTAATTTGACCGCAGAAACATTATTGATACGTCAAGAACAAAATAGCCTAAGATACTTGACACCTCTCCGTCACAAAGATAACGCACCCCTGAAACTCACCAAATCATTGGATGATCAAGAATTATTAGCAATTAAAGCAGTTCAAAACCAACAATCATTGTTGAAAGGAATTGATTATCGAGGTACTAAAGTTGTCGGAGTATCATATTTGATCAAAGGAACTCCTTGGATCATGATCTCTAAGATGGATCGAATAGAAGCTGATGCTCAATTAAATGAACTGGCGGCTGTTACTAGTATTCTAACGCTCTTATTCATTACGATTTTGCTCTATATTGCGAGACAACTATGGAGAAATAGCGAATTAGCCCTACTTGCTTCACAGCAGCAATCTACCATTGATCGCGTTGCTATTAATGAACACGAAGCAAAGCTTTATAGCACTGCGATCAAGACTACCATCGATGGTTATGCTCTGTTTGATCGCCAAGGTAAGTTTATTCAGATCAATGATTCTTTAGCCAAAATCACAGGTTACAGCACCGAAAAATTATTAAATCTCAGTGTTTTTGATCTAGCTGTAGATGATTCCCTTGAGCTCAGAAACTTTATCACTAACTATGACGGAACCCAGCAGCAAAGACTTACACAAAAATGGCAACGCCAAGACAAACAAGTCATTGATGTTGAAATTGGCATTTCCTATTTTACCGAAGGCGAAGGTAAATTTTTTATTTTTGTACAGGACATCACGAATAGCCTGCGGATTCAAAGACAACTCGAGCAATCTATACAACTACATACTTTTTTGAGCCGAGCTAACGAAGCGATCTTAAGAATACGTAATCCACAGGAGCTATTACAAAAAATTTGTGAAATTGCGATCGAGTATGGAGGATTTCAGTTAGCTTTGGTGGGTATTCCTAATCCTGCTACAAAAATGACCACATTCACAGCAGCAGGTTCAGCAAGTTATCATCTGAAAAACATCCAAAGCTCCATAGATCCTGATCTAGATATTATCCATAGATCCACAAGTCAGGCTATCCGCGAAATCCGTCCTGTAATTGCTAATGATTTTTTAGCTAATTCAATTACTACACCTTGGTATGAACTAGCTCTTAGCCACGGTCTTAGAGCTAGTGCTACCTTCCCATTCAGTATTGACAGACAAATGATCGGCGCGATTATGTTTTATGCATCAGTAGTCAACTACTTTACTGATGATGTCATTGTTTTACTGAAAGAATTAGCAGAAGATGTTGAACTTGCTCTAGCATTAGCAGATTCTGAGAGATTACGTAAACAAGCTGAAAGCTTTCTAAAAAAAAGTGAGGAACGATTTCTCTTAGCGCTGATTAATGCTCCCTTCCCGATTATTCTCTATACAGAAGAGGATGTGATCTTACAAATCAATCGTGCTTGGATCAATCAATCAGGTCACGAAGATTGCGACATTCAAGAGATTAGTCAATGGACGGAACAATTTTGTCATGACTATCTACCGCTAATTAAACCGCAACCAAACCATGATAGAGAGCGCTATCTAGATCAGGAAATCACATTAACAATTGCTGATGGTTCACAGCGTATTTGGCGATTTGGCTCGGCAAACTTAGGACATGTTGCTGATGGGCGCGAAACATTAATATCGATCGCAACAGATGTAACTGAACGCAAAGCCAACGAATTAGCCCTACAAAAAGCAAAGGAACTAGCTGAAGAAGCCAACCAAGCTAAAAGTGATTTCCTCGCTAACATGAGCCATGAGTTGCGAACTCCCCTGAATGGGATTCTTGGCTATGCTCAGATCTATTTAACTGATCCTGACTTTACTCTCAAGCAAAAAGAAGGTTTTCAGATCATTTACCAATGTGGTAGTCATATAATGGATTTGATTTCTGAGATTCTAGATTTATCAAAAATAGAAGAACGTAAGCTAGAGCTTTATCCCAAAGAAGTAGAATTCCCAAACTTCTTGACTGGCGTAGCCCAAATGTGTGGAATTAAAGCGGAAGCGAAAAATTTATTATTCCATTATGAAATTTCTGATCGCTTACCTTTTTTTGTATCAGTGGATGAACAACGCTTGCGCCAAGTTCTGCTTAATCTGCTAGGCAATGCGATTAAATTTACGGACTTTGGTAGTGTAACCATGAAAGTCGAGGTGATCTCCCAAGACTTGTCCGAAGAGGTAACATCAGCATCTCAATCTCCAGAGATGTTATCAGATGTATTGACAGATGCATCAATAATTACAAGAAAAATTCGATTTACGATTATTGATACAGGTCGAGGTATTGCTGCAGACGACCTTACTCAGATTTTTCTGCCCTTTGAGCAGGTTGGCGATCGCCATAATCGTCCTGATGGCACTGGTTTAGGACTAGCTATCTCTCAGAAATTAGTGGCAATGATGGGAGGTGTACTTTGTGTTGAAAGTGAACTGGAGAAGGGTAGTCGTTTCTGGTTTGATTTAGAATTACCTGAAACTAGTGCTACGATCTTTACCCAAGAAACATCTAATTTGACAAATAATCGTGTGATTGGCTATGTGGGACAAAAGCAAACGATTTTAGTTGTAGATGACAAATGGGTAAACCGTAGTGTCATCGCTAAGTTGCTAGAGTCATGGGGCTTTAATGTGCTCGAAGCGGTCAACGGAGATCATGGAATTACCATGGCAACTTCTAATTCCATTGATGCCATTATTACCGATTTAGTTATGCCTGTGCTGGATGGATTTAAAATGGCTCAGAAACTTAGAGAGATGCCACAATTTCTGCATATCCCTATTCTAGGGATTTCTGCTGGTGTCTTGCCTGAAAACCAAGCAAAAAGCTTAGAAGCAGTCTGTAGTGACTTTTTAGTGAAGCCCATTGAATCAAAAACTTTACTCAACAAATTAGCTCAGCATCTGAATCTATCTTGGATTTACGCCGAGTCTTCGCATTCTCTAAATTTTCCTGATTCGTATAATGCAGAAAGACGTATCTATCAAGAAGCTATTCCTCCAAATACAGAACTCACGATCATTCTTAATGCTTTGGATTGTGAAGACTTTAAAGTGATCGAGCAAGAAGCCCAGCGAATTTCTCTACTAGGCACTCAATACCAGTGGTTTGTTAATCGCCTAGTAACTTTGGCACAGAATTTTGACAAAATGAACATTTTGAAGCTTATCAACTCGAATAATGAGCAGTAA